Proteins encoded within one genomic window of bacterium:
- the ruvC gene encoding crossover junction endodeoxyribonuclease RuvC: MGDETLRILGIDPGSHVTGFGVVERIGSKVRHVAHGTLRPPRTQDLAHRLGFIHQGLSDVVTLHAPELAVVERAFVGSNPRTALALGQARGAALAVLGAAGLTIDELTPGEIKRAVVGTGSAEKRQVQQMVKRLLGLDAEPAEDAADALAAAICRGHTGRLSGLVRGARPRSRRPRSEYVVRRAR, translated from the coding sequence GTGGGTGACGAGACGCTACGGATCCTTGGGATCGATCCGGGCTCCCATGTGACGGGTTTCGGTGTCGTCGAACGGATCGGTTCCAAGGTTCGCCACGTTGCACACGGAACCCTGCGTCCACCGCGCACCCAGGATCTGGCGCATCGCCTGGGCTTCATTCATCAGGGCCTTTCGGACGTCGTCACGTTGCATGCGCCGGAGCTGGCGGTGGTGGAGAGGGCATTCGTCGGTTCGAACCCGCGAACCGCGCTGGCGTTGGGGCAAGCCCGCGGCGCGGCGTTGGCGGTGTTGGGCGCGGCGGGGCTGACGATCGACGAGTTGACACCGGGGGAGATCAAACGGGCGGTCGTCGGGACGGGCAGCGCCGAGAAACGCCAGGTGCAGCAGATGGTGAAGCGATTGCTCGGGCTCGATGCCGAACCCGCTGAAGACGCCGCGGACGCACTGGCCGCCGCGATCTGCCGGGGCCATACGGGAAGGCTATCGGGCCTGGTGCGCGGGGCTCGTCCCCGGAGCAGGCGCCCGCGCTCGGAGTATGTCGTGCGGCGGGCGCGATGA
- a CDS encoding YebC/PmpR family DNA-binding transcriptional regulator, whose translation MSGHSKWSTIKRKKGAADAKRGKIFTKLIREIATAARIGGGDVDANPRLRLAVDKARAANMPKDNIQKGIQKGTGGGEGEAYEEATYEGYGPGGTAVLVSVLTDNRNRTVSEVRHVFSKAGGNLGENGCVAYLFEKRGLLAFDASGIDADALMEAALEGGAEDVVEGEEVLSVVTNPAEFEGVKHALTAAGFEPQQAEITMEPSTTVELDGKDAEAMLKLADALEDLDDIQAVYANYDIADEVLAELAS comes from the coding sequence ATGTCCGGTCACTCGAAATGGTCGACCATCAAGCGCAAGAAGGGCGCCGCGGATGCCAAGCGCGGCAAGATCTTCACCAAGCTGATCCGCGAGATCGCCACGGCGGCCCGGATCGGCGGCGGAGACGTGGATGCGAACCCCCGGTTGCGCCTGGCGGTCGACAAGGCCCGGGCCGCCAACATGCCCAAGGACAACATCCAGAAGGGCATCCAGAAGGGCACAGGGGGCGGCGAGGGTGAGGCGTATGAGGAGGCCACCTACGAAGGCTACGGCCCCGGGGGGACCGCCGTCCTCGTCAGCGTGCTCACCGACAATCGGAACCGGACCGTGAGCGAGGTGCGCCATGTCTTCTCCAAAGCAGGCGGCAACCTCGGGGAGAACGGCTGCGTGGCCTACCTGTTCGAGAAGCGCGGCCTCCTGGCGTTCGACGCTTCTGGCATCGACGCGGACGCCTTGATGGAGGCCGCTCTGGAAGGCGGGGCGGAAGACGTGGTCGAGGGCGAAGAAGTGCTCTCGGTCGTGACCAACCCGGCTGAATTCGAGGGCGTGAAGCACGCCTTGACGGCTGCAGGCTTCGAACCCCAGCAGGCGGAGATCACCATGGAGCCCAGCACGACCGTCGAACTCGACGGCAAGGATGCCGAGGCCATGCTCAAGTTGGCCGATGCCCTGGAGGATCTGGACGACATCCAGGCCGTGTATGCGAACTACGACATTGCGGACGAGGTGCTCGCGGAGCTCGCCTCCTGA